Proteins encoded by one window of Polaribacter haliotis:
- a CDS encoding aminotransferase class III-fold pyridoxal phosphate-dependent enzyme, whose amino-acid sequence MQITEAEKILFEQYTIKGKASKLPGELDANFKIKVDDKPTYILKIANENSSESELDFQEKILLHLSNSDKKTKLPQLIKNNSGSFISKVETEKSTFRKVRLLSWMEGRIWSGVNPQLNDLRFSLGLKAGEITKKLINFNDKEAERVFVWDIAQTSWVKEYLYLFSNEDKELVSYFLNQFNNFQKDYKKLRKSVVHNDVNDNNILVSEDVLNPIVTSIIDFGDAIKTQIINDVAITCCYAIMHHNDPLEASLSIIKGYHSTFKLEEKELEFLYTLIGIRLVVSVTKSAINKKENPNNTYLLISEKSAWELLKKWKTVSEDFAHYSFRNACGFSANPNQLKFENWARKQDFSLAELFPTINKNKIEQLDLSVSSSWIGHQKEFNNLDLFQFKIEQLQKEVPTKIIAGGYLEPRSLYTSTSYDKVGNYGKESRTIHLGVDFWLPENTPVYALFDGEVVIADNNSSDKDYGGFIILKHQQKEFHFYTLYGHNTAESVLKHRTGDKIKKGAQIAVLANYPENGNWAPHLHFQVFLSMLDYKNDFPGVAYFNQIDVWKSICPNPNLLFKVTGFKENLIDNSDEILNQRKAHLGKGMSLQYKKPLHIVRGLDQCLIDYSGRKYLDTVNNVAHVGHENFEVVKAGQKQMAVLNTNTRYLHENINHLAKEILETLPKEISVLHFVNSGSEANELALRMVKTVTNSEEIIASEIGYHGNTNATVNISSYKFDGKGGKGTPKNTHVFPIPNAFRGKYRGENTADKYANEVQLLIDNIHQKNKKVGGFIIEPIISCGGQVELPEGFLEKTYQKVKKAGGICISDEVQTGVGRMGTTFWGFQLHNVIPDIVTIGKPLGNGHPIAAVACTKEVAEKFGNGMEFFNTFGGNPVSCAIATQVLQTVKNNNLQENALIVGDYLKAELLKLSEEFPIIGDVRGQGLFLGFELVNKDLQPLTKKTNYLINRMKDFGILMSSDGPDNNVLKIKPPIIFSKKDAKEVIFYLKLVFKENFMNLTKI is encoded by the coding sequence ATGCAAATTACTGAAGCTGAAAAAATTCTTTTTGAACAATACACCATTAAAGGTAAAGCATCAAAATTACCGGGAGAATTGGATGCTAATTTTAAAATTAAAGTTGACGACAAACCGACTTATATTTTAAAAATAGCAAATGAAAACTCATCTGAATCTGAATTAGATTTTCAAGAAAAAATCTTGTTACATCTTTCTAATTCAGATAAAAAAACTAAGCTTCCTCAATTGATAAAAAACAATTCTGGAAGTTTTATTTCTAAAGTTGAAACAGAAAAAAGCACCTTTAGAAAAGTACGATTGCTTTCTTGGATGGAGGGTAGAATTTGGTCGGGAGTAAATCCGCAATTAAACGATTTACGATTTAGTTTAGGCCTAAAAGCAGGAGAAATCACTAAAAAACTTATAAATTTTAATGATAAAGAAGCAGAAAGAGTATTTGTTTGGGACATTGCACAAACTTCCTGGGTAAAAGAATATTTGTATTTGTTTTCTAATGAGGACAAAGAATTGGTTTCTTACTTCTTAAATCAATTTAATAATTTTCAAAAAGACTATAAAAAACTTCGAAAAAGTGTGGTTCATAATGATGTGAATGACAATAATATTTTAGTTTCAGAAGATGTATTGAATCCAATAGTAACTTCAATTATAGATTTTGGAGACGCTATAAAAACGCAAATAATTAACGATGTTGCTATTACTTGCTGTTACGCAATTATGCATCATAACGATCCTTTAGAAGCAAGTTTATCAATTATAAAAGGCTATCATTCTACTTTTAAATTAGAAGAAAAAGAGTTAGAATTTTTATATACTTTAATCGGAATTCGTTTGGTTGTTTCTGTAACAAAATCTGCAATTAACAAAAAAGAAAATCCAAATAACACCTATCTATTAATTAGTGAAAAATCTGCATGGGAATTACTAAAAAAATGGAAAACAGTTTCTGAAGATTTTGCACATTATAGCTTTAGAAATGCATGTGGTTTTTCTGCAAATCCTAATCAACTTAAATTTGAAAATTGGGCTAGAAAACAAGATTTTTCTTTGGCTGAATTGTTTCCAACAATCAACAAAAATAAAATTGAACAATTAGATTTAAGTGTTTCTAGTTCTTGGATTGGACACCAAAAAGAGTTTAACAATTTAGATTTATTTCAGTTTAAAATCGAACAACTTCAAAAGGAAGTTCCAACTAAAATAATTGCTGGTGGTTATTTAGAACCTCGCTCTTTATACACTTCTACTTCGTATGATAAAGTGGGTAATTATGGAAAAGAAAGCAGAACAATTCATTTAGGAGTCGATTTTTGGTTACCAGAAAACACACCTGTTTATGCACTTTTCGATGGTGAAGTTGTAATTGCTGATAATAATTCAAGCGACAAAGATTATGGTGGTTTTATCATTTTAAAACATCAACAAAAAGAATTTCATTTTTATACTTTATATGGACACAACACTGCAGAAAGCGTTCTAAAACATAGAACTGGTGATAAAATTAAAAAAGGAGCACAAATTGCGGTTTTAGCGAATTATCCAGAAAATGGAAATTGGGCGCCGCATTTACATTTCCAAGTTTTTTTATCGATGTTAGATTATAAAAATGACTTTCCAGGAGTTGCGTATTTCAATCAAATTGATGTTTGGAAAAGTATTTGTCCGAACCCAAATTTATTATTTAAAGTTACTGGTTTTAAAGAGAATTTAATTGATAATTCTGATGAAATTCTTAACCAAAGAAAAGCACATTTAGGAAAAGGAATGAGTCTTCAATATAAAAAACCTTTACACATAGTTCGTGGTTTAGACCAATGTTTAATTGATTATTCTGGAAGAAAATATTTAGACACTGTTAATAATGTTGCACATGTTGGACATGAAAATTTCGAAGTTGTAAAAGCTGGTCAAAAACAAATGGCAGTTTTAAATACAAATACTCGTTATTTACATGAAAACATAAATCATTTGGCGAAAGAAATTCTTGAAACTTTACCAAAAGAAATCTCAGTTTTACATTTTGTAAATTCTGGAAGCGAAGCGAATGAACTTGCTCTAAGAATGGTAAAAACAGTTACAAATTCTGAAGAGATTATCGCAAGCGAAATTGGTTATCATGGAAACACAAATGCAACCGTAAATATTTCATCCTATAAATTTGATGGAAAAGGCGGAAAAGGTACTCCAAAAAATACCCATGTTTTCCCAATTCCGAATGCGTTTAGAGGAAAATATCGAGGAGAAAATACCGCTGATAAATATGCAAACGAAGTTCAACTTTTAATTGATAATATTCATCAAAAAAACAAAAAAGTAGGCGGTTTTATTATAGAACCCATAATTTCTTGTGGAGGACAAGTAGAATTGCCTGAAGGGTTTTTAGAAAAAACTTATCAAAAAGTAAAAAAGGCTGGTGGAATTTGTATTTCTGATGAAGTACAAACTGGTGTTGGAAGAATGGGAACTACATTTTGGGGATTTCAATTACACAATGTAATTCCAGATATTGTTACCATTGGAAAACCTTTAGGAAATGGACACCCAATTGCGGCTGTTGCTTGTACAAAAGAAGTTGCAGAAAAATTTGGAAACGGAATGGAATTCTTTAATACTTTTGGAGGAAACCCAGTTTCTTGTGCGATTGCAACACAAGTTTTACAAACTGTAAAAAACAATAATTTACAAGAAAATGCGTTGATAGTTGGAGATTATCTAAAGGCAGAATTATTAAAATTATCTGAAGAATTTCCAATAATTGGTGATGTTCGAGGACAAGGTTTATTTTTAGGTTTCGAGCTAGTTAATAAAGATTTACAACCGCTAACAAAAAAAACCAATTATCTAATCAATAGAATGAAAGATTTTGGAATTTTAATGAGTTCAGATGGACCTGATAATAACGTATTAAAAATAAAACCTCCAATTATATTTTCTAAAAAAGACGCTAAAGAAGTTATTTTTTACTTAAAATTAGTTTTTAAAGAAAACTTTATGAACTTGACTAAAATATAA
- a CDS encoding glycoside hydrolase family 2 TIM barrel-domain containing protein, whose amino-acid sequence MKYFFTLFIVFVAFTSKLNSQQKNPIKDYKSYIENEQVISENKLDAHASFTSFSNEKSSFTNNPEFYKSLNGIWKFNWVKNPKDRPTTFMKNGFNTKNWSDIKVPSNWEVEGFGIPIYVNHQYEFADYKAMIADDMELVDTRYPKNPGDVPDNYNPVGSYVKEFNIDRSWNKKEVFLHIGAMKSGGFVWLNGKYIGYSQGSKLPAEFNITDAAKSGKNTLAIQIFRWTDGSYLECQDFWRISGIERSVFVYAQPKVRIQDFEVTSILDDAYKNGVLSLDIDVENHINKSQETTIEYQLLDDNNQSVKTSNKTANISKKSKGKINFSTTIPNVKQWSAEHPNLYTLLIKVKDSKGKTLEVSNTKIGFRSVEIKQGLLLVNGQRITLKGVNTQEADPETGHVMSEELILKDIKLWKENNINAVRLSHYPRGKRFYELCDIHGIYVVDEANIESHGMYYGKYSLAKKPNWEKSHVDRMVRMVKRDKNHPSVVIWSMGNEAGNGVNFFKGYTEIKANDNTKRPVQYERPYKDYDSTLFDMDSNTDIIVPQYPSPRLFEEIGKSKTDRPFIPSEYAHAMGNSTGNFQDYWDIIELYDNLQGGFIWDWVDQSIWKTNEKGEKFYAYGGDYGKNMPTDNTFLNNGIVFPDRTPQPGLYEVKKAHEFINFKDKGINRHNELRVLLENLYDFTNLDKFNFSIKIKADGKILEENSLTDISVESHTGKIIRVLLKNIQFQPNTEYFVEISAITKNDWGLLPKGFEVAHEQISLDRKYVTKASEKIINSNIKISEKRNSIVVSGNNFKINFDKNKGQITSYLFENKELLNNQKGPKPNFWRAVTDNDFGNAMDKKNIEWKNASLNATVKNIETKTLEDNTALVNITYNLPGVKTTFVSSYFILENGVIKIENTLNSSNYKGDIPRIGMRMQVQKEFDNLTYFGRGPWENYQDRKASAFVDLYDSKVSDQYVPYIRPQDNGYKTDTRWLAVSNNSNNGLLVVSGDKNLVSFSALHMENEDFDTTAGLDYKNSNMSKHTIDIKEKNLVQLNIDLGQRGVAGDDSWYSKPQEKYQFKSDKTYSYGFYLIPFSNKNKTDFIEINKTFKNLK is encoded by the coding sequence ATGAAATATTTCTTTACCCTTTTTATTGTTTTTGTTGCATTTACTTCAAAATTAAATTCTCAACAGAAAAACCCTATTAAAGATTACAAATCTTATATAGAAAACGAGCAAGTTATAAGTGAAAATAAATTAGATGCCCATGCTTCATTTACATCTTTTTCTAATGAAAAAAGTAGTTTTACTAACAATCCAGAATTTTATAAATCTTTAAATGGAATTTGGAAATTCAATTGGGTAAAAAACCCGAAAGATAGACCTACAACTTTTATGAAAAATGGTTTCAATACTAAAAATTGGAGCGATATAAAAGTGCCATCTAATTGGGAAGTAGAGGGTTTTGGTATTCCTATTTACGTAAATCACCAATACGAATTTGCAGATTATAAAGCAATGATTGCAGATGATATGGAGTTGGTAGACACAAGATACCCAAAAAATCCAGGTGATGTTCCAGATAATTACAATCCAGTTGGTTCTTATGTTAAGGAATTTAATATTGATAGAAGCTGGAACAAAAAAGAAGTGTTTTTACATATTGGAGCTATGAAATCTGGTGGTTTTGTATGGTTGAATGGAAAATATATTGGTTATTCTCAAGGCAGTAAATTACCAGCAGAATTTAACATTACAGATGCTGCTAAATCTGGAAAAAACACATTGGCGATTCAAATTTTTAGATGGACAGATGGTTCTTATTTAGAATGTCAAGATTTTTGGAGAATTAGCGGAATTGAACGTAGCGTTTTTGTGTATGCACAGCCAAAGGTTAGAATTCAAGATTTTGAAGTAACCTCGATTTTAGATGATGCTTATAAAAATGGCGTTTTAAGTTTAGATATCGATGTTGAAAATCATATAAATAAATCACAAGAAACAACCATTGAATATCAACTTTTAGATGATAATAATCAATCTGTAAAAACAAGTAATAAAACTGCTAATATTTCTAAAAAATCGAAAGGGAAAATTAATTTTTCTACAACAATTCCAAATGTAAAACAATGGAGTGCAGAACATCCAAACCTATATACACTTTTAATAAAAGTAAAAGATTCTAAAGGAAAAACATTAGAGGTTTCGAATACAAAAATTGGTTTTCGTTCTGTGGAAATCAAGCAAGGTTTATTGTTAGTTAATGGACAAAGAATTACCTTAAAAGGTGTAAATACACAAGAAGCAGACCCAGAAACTGGGCATGTAATGTCGGAAGAATTAATTTTAAAAGACATAAAACTTTGGAAAGAAAACAACATAAACGCAGTTCGTTTAAGCCATTACCCAAGAGGAAAACGTTTTTATGAATTATGTGATATTCACGGAATTTATGTGGTTGATGAAGCCAATATTGAATCTCATGGAATGTATTATGGAAAATATTCTTTGGCAAAAAAACCAAATTGGGAGAAATCGCATGTAGATAGAATGGTTCGCATGGTAAAACGTGATAAAAACCACCCATCTGTAGTAATTTGGTCTATGGGAAATGAAGCTGGAAATGGTGTAAATTTCTTTAAAGGGTATACTGAAATCAAAGCAAATGACAACACAAAAAGACCAGTTCAATACGAAAGACCTTATAAAGATTACGATAGTACGTTGTTTGATATGGATTCAAATACGGATATAATTGTACCTCAATATCCTTCTCCAAGATTATTTGAAGAGATAGGAAAATCGAAAACAGACCGTCCTTTTATTCCAAGTGAATATGCACATGCAATGGGAAATAGCACAGGGAATTTCCAAGATTACTGGGATATTATTGAGTTGTATGACAATCTTCAAGGTGGATTCATTTGGGATTGGGTAGATCAATCTATTTGGAAAACAAATGAAAAAGGAGAGAAATTTTATGCTTATGGAGGTGATTATGGTAAAAATATGCCAACAGATAATACCTTTTTAAATAACGGAATTGTTTTTCCAGATAGAACTCCACAACCAGGATTGTATGAAGTAAAAAAAGCGCATGAATTCATCAATTTTAAAGACAAGGGAATTAATAGACATAACGAATTAAGAGTTTTACTTGAAAATTTATATGACTTTACCAATTTAGATAAATTCAATTTCTCCATTAAAATTAAAGCCGATGGAAAAATTTTAGAAGAAAATTCTTTAACAGATATTTCTGTTGAAAGCCATACTGGAAAAATAATTCGAGTACTTTTAAAAAACATTCAATTTCAACCAAATACAGAATATTTTGTCGAGATTTCTGCCATTACAAAAAACGATTGGGGTTTATTACCTAAAGGTTTCGAAGTTGCTCATGAGCAAATTTCTTTAGACAGAAAATATGTAACAAAAGCTTCTGAAAAAATTATCAATAGCAATATTAAAATTTCAGAAAAAAGAAATTCGATTGTAGTTTCTGGAAATAATTTCAAAATTAATTTTGATAAAAATAAAGGGCAGATTACTTCTTATCTTTTTGAAAATAAAGAGCTTTTAAATAATCAAAAAGGACCAAAACCAAATTTTTGGAGAGCTGTTACCGACAACGATTTTGGAAATGCAATGGATAAGAAAAATATCGAGTGGAAAAATGCTTCTTTAAATGCAACTGTAAAAAACATAGAAACAAAAACGCTTGAAGACAATACAGCTTTGGTAAACATCACTTACAATTTACCTGGCGTAAAAACCACATTTGTTTCTTCTTATTTTATCTTAGAAAATGGTGTTATTAAGATTGAAAACACTTTAAATTCATCGAATTATAAAGGAGATATTCCAAGAATTGGAATGAGAATGCAGGTTCAAAAAGAATTCGATAATCTTACTTATTTTGGACGTGGGCCTTGGGAAAACTATCAAGATAGAAAAGCTTCTGCATTTGTAGATTTATACGATTCTAAAGTGAGCGACCAATATGTACCTTACATTCGTCCACAAGACAATGGTTATAAAACTGACACACGTTGGTTGGCAGTTTCTAACAATTCTAACAACGGACTTTTAGTAGTTTCTGGAGATAAAAATTTAGTGAGTTTTAGTGCGCTTCATATGGAAAATGAAGATTTTGACACCACTGCTGGTTTGGATTATAAAAACTCTAATATGAGTAAACATACGATTGATATTAAAGAAAAAAACTTAGTTCAATTAAATATTGATTTAGGTCAACGTGGAGTTGCTGGAGATGATAGTTGGTATTCTAAACCACAAGAAAAATATCAATTTAAATCTGATAAAACATATTCTTATGGATTTTATTTAATTCCGTTTTCAAATAAAAATAAAACCGATTTTATAGAAATAAATAAAACTTTTAAAAACTTAAAATAG